The DNA window NNNNNNNNNNNNNNNNNNNNNNNNNNNNNNNNNNNNNNNNNNNNNNNNNNNNNNNNNNNNNNNNNNNNNNNNNNNNNNNNNNNNNNNNNNNNNNNNNNNNNNNNNNNNNNNNNNNNNNNNNNNNNNNNNNNNNNNNNNNNNNNNNNNNNNNNNNNNNNNNNNNNNNNNNNNNNNNNNNNNNNNNNNNNNNNNNNNNNNNNNNNNNNNNNNNNNNNNNNNNNNNNNNNNNNNNNNNNNNNNNNNNNNNNNNNNNNNNNNNNNNNNNNNNNNNNNNNNNNNNNNNNNNNNNNNNNNNNNNNNNNNNNNNNNNNNNNNNNNNNNNNNNNNNNNNNNNNNNNNNNNNNNNNNNNNNNNNNNNNNNNNNNNNNNNNNNNNNNNNNNNNNNNNNNNNNNNNNNNNNNNNNNNNNNNNNNNNNNNNNNNNNNNNNNNNNNNNNNNNNNNNNNNNNNNNNNNNNNNNNNNNNNNNNNNNNNNNNNNNNNNNNNNNNNNNNNNNNNNNNNNNNNNNNNNNNNNNNNNNNNNNNNNNNNNNNNNNNNNNNNNNNNNNNNNNNNNNNNNNNNNNNNNNNNNNNNNNNNNNNNNNNNNNNNNNNNNNNNNNNNNNNNNNNNNNNNNNNNNNNNNNNNNNNNNNNNNNNNNNNNNNNNNNNNNNNNNNNNNNNNNNNNNNNNNNNNNNNNNNNNNNNNNNNNNNNNNNNNNNNNNNNNNNNNNNNNNNNNNNNNNNNNNNNNNNNNNNNNNNNNNNNNNNNNNNNNNNNNNNNNNNNNNNNNNNNNNNNNNNNNNNNNNNNNNNNNNNNNNNNNNNNNNNNNNNNNNNNNNNNNNNNNNNNNNNNNNNNNNNNNNNNNNNNNNNNNNNNNNNNNNNNNNNNNNNNNNNNNNNNNNNNNNNNNNNNNNNNNNNNNNNNNNNNNNNNNNNNNNNTTTTTGCtgcagtataataatatttatctcaGACCTGGGGAATATGATAATGTAGTTTTCTGTGGGCTTCACAAACACATTCATCAGAGACTCcgagggctctatttataaataattcccccATCAATTGGTCTGAAATTGGCAGATGGTTGGATCTCTCTAGGCCTattttttgtgtgctgcttccccacctcttagattgtaagctcttcagggcagggtcctctcctcctcctctgtcactgtctgtattagtctgtcatttccaacccctgtttattgtacagtgctccataatatgttggcgctatataccggtaaatcctgtttattattattaataataataataataataataataataataatttcagtccctattaaaaataatggctggtcctgccacctagtggccaatcacaATAGTGCACAGGTGTCACAATAGGTAAAGCTATGTGAGTGAACTGAACGAATCTAAAGTGAATTGGCAGTAATTGTCACATAATACATAGGGTGAATCCTGCCAGAAAATGCTGGATGAATGCTGTGTCGAATCCTACTTGGATTAATCAACCTATTTATTCACTGGGTGACTTTTATTGATGAATACTCCCCTTGGTgcagtaaaatgtttgtatacGTTTTCACCTTTAGTGAATtcgttatattttattttattgcagctctGCACTCCCTGGCCTCTGTAttggtttccttttatttccaccCGGTGACCGTGTGAATAATGCACATCCTGTcttagagtgacaacactcactgtactgtttttatggaggagcagcgttgtcaccctaggactgaGCTACAGAGCAACTCCCTCTCCTCATCTCTGTANNNNNNNNNNNNNNNNNNNNNNNNNNNNNNNNNNNNNNNNNNNNNNNNNNNNNNNNNNNNNNNNNNNNNNNNNNNNNNNNNNNNNNNNNNNNNNNNNNNNNNNNNNNNNNNNNNNNNNNNNNNNNNNNNNNNNNNNNNNNNNNNNNNNNNNNNNNNNNNNNNNNNNNNNNNNNNNNNNNNNNNNNNNNNNNNNNNNNNNNNNNNNNNNNNNNNNNNNNNNNNNNNNNNNNNNNNNNNNNNNNNNNNNNNNNNNNNNNNNNNNNNNNNNNNNNNNNNNNNNNNNNNNNNNNNNNNNNNNNNNNNNNNNNNNNNNNNNNNNNNNNNNNNNNNNNNNNNNNNNNNNNNNNNNNNNNNNNNNNNNNNNNNNNNNNNNNNNNNNNNNNNNNNNNNNNNNNNNNNNNNNNNNNNNNNNNNNNNNNNNNNNNNNNNNNNNNNNNNNNNNNNNNNNNNNNNNNNNNNNNNNNNNNNNNNNNNNNNNNNNNNNNNNNNNNNNNNNNNNNNNNNNNNNNNNNNNNNNNNNNNNNNNNNNNNNNNNNNNNNNNNNNNNNNNNNNNNNNNNNNNNNNNNNNNNNNNNNNNNNNNNNNNNNNNNNNNNNNNNNNNNNNNNNNNNNNNNNNNNNNNNNNNNNNNNNNNNNNNNNNNNNNNNNNNNNNNNNNNNNNNNNNNNNNNNNNNNNNNNNNNNNNNNNNNNNNNNNNNNNNNNNNNNNNNNNNNNNNNNNNNNNNNNNNNNNNNNNNNNNNNNNNNNNNNNNNNNNNNNNNNNNNNNNNNNNNNNNNNNNNNNNNNNNNNNNNNCTCATATGTGTGAATGTCACCAGTCCTGTGCTCATATGTGTGAATGTCACATGTCCTGTCATTAATGTGTGTGAATGTCACCAGTCATAGTGCCTATGTTAAAGGACCCCAAATAGAGGTCTGTGTATTATGTGTGTTTTATCCCAGGAATCAATTGGGTAAATTCTGGGTTTaaattgggtgaatcttgggtgaaaacagcACACATTCACCTTCACATTCACCTCTTCCCACCTGCCCTGATGAAAGAATAGGAGGGAATCCCATcattcactttcatttattttacatcagaACGATAAATCGAGATTCCACAGTGCTAAGATCTTTGGGTTGTAGGTACTCTTCAGGAAACCAGGTGGGTGAATGAGGCTTCCAGCATTCACCCAGAATGAAAATATCACTTTGATGTAGATGAGCCCAGACAATACAGAGTAACAACCATGCAACCATAAGATGCCCTCACCCACCTTCCATGTCCTCCAATGTCACCAAGTATGAACTAAACATTCACCCCCACCCATGTGGCAGCAGCAGTGGCCATTTAACATTCACCCTTGTCTCATTCCTGGAAGTACGGAAGCAGATTTGGGTGGGGGAAATACAGAAAAGTTGTCCCCTTACGGCTGTGGTGTACTTGGCCAGGTCCAGTCAGGTGACTTCAGATGTCTCCGGTTGTCCCATTGGGGGCCACATTGGGGGGTTTAGGATCTTTTCTTCTTGTGTTTGTTCTGGCCCCGGCAGCTGCAGATCCTCAGCCCAGCTCGAAGGATTCTTATTGTCAGGTAGGAAGACACAAAAACTGCGAGCAGCAGGAAGCCAGTGACGTCCAGCAGATAATACTGGAACCAAGCCAGGTGATTTGCTGCAGGCTGCAGGTGCGGGGCTCCTTTATGGCGCATGACATATTCTGTCCAGTACACAGCCAGGTCTCTAGGGGGCAGCGGTGTGTCTCGGTGTAAAGCAGAAAGATGTTTCATGGCCTGGCTATAGGACGGATCATCGATAACGCTGCGCACCGCACTGAATATATCCCTGGCCGTTATATCGCTCGTGTTCTCCACGATAATGGCCGCCCCTCGCATCTTCAGACGTAGCAAGTTTTCATATTGGTCACCAAACAATGGAAACCCAACTATGGGGACACCGTGGTACAGAGCCTCATAGACCCCATTCTCACCTCCGTGTGCCAGGAACACCTTGGTATTGGGGTGACTGAGGAGGTCATTCTGCGGCAGCCAATCAACAATCAGCGTGTTATTCCCCAATGTGTCCAGAGCTTCTCCGGAGTAACGCCAGATCACTCTCTCCTTGAGTTGGGCCAACCCGGCGGCAATCTCCCGGGCAATGGGAAGGGGCAGCTTGTTCACCATGGTACCCAACGAAAAGACTACAACCCCCTGTCCCTAACTGTCCATGAATTCTTGAATATGTTGAGGGAGCGGTTTGGGTGGTCGGCATTGGAAGCCCCCAATATACACGGCGTTGGGCATGGTCGGCCTGGGGAACTCAAACACAAAGTCCACTTTCATCAGATAGATATCGGCCCTCTTGTACATCTCAAAGATCCCAATATCGGCGTGGAGATATCGCTGAGCCAATTGGTCATACGTTGGGTAGATGAGGAGGTGGCTGGCGGCCATGTATAGGCAATAAAGGGCCACGTTTTTCACCCTATCACTGAAGCCCATCCTGTCTGTGATCCGGGAGTTTATAACTGGCACGTAGGAAAGCGGTGATGGGGCGATGGCAAAGTGAATATCTTCAGTGGGCATCCAACGCCCGAAGAATACAATGGGAAGCTTCAAATGGTGGGCCAACATGACTCCGGCCACATTGTATGGATCGGCCAGAACCACCTCAAAGTCAGCACCGGCCAATCGACCCAAAACCTCCTTATTCTCAAATATCGCCTGGATGAAGGCTACGGACATCTGAGTCCCAGTCTGAAGGGCTTGAATGAATTCCCAGGCCACGGTGAAAGATgatgaatgtttggtgaaagctTGTTGGAAGATCCAATTCAAGGCGTATTCCTCAAACTCCTTCCGAGTCAGCTTCAGCGATTCAGACATGGAAAAGTTCTCCACCTGGAAGTCTTCCGATGTCCCGTCAATGTACAAGCTGCTGGAAGGTCGGATGACCGTCAGCTTGTGTCCCTTCTGGACCAACTCCATCATGAGAATCTTAATATTAATCCAATGACTTCCTTCTACTGGTACAACCAGAATCTTCCCAGCCTGAGAAGCGGAGAAGACCAAATCACAGATACAAAGAGCTAATGCCGCGGCCGCCATGATGGTGGAGCTCCGGCACACTCTTCTACTTCCTTCTATACAATGTGCCCGGTGACGACTTCAATGTATAGTGCAAAGTCATCCTGATAGGGAACACTCCTCCCTCTAGAACCTTCTTCCTGTGCTTGTACAATTATCAGAATATTGTCCAGCCGACTCTTAGCATGTTTCCAGCTTCCTTCCATAGTCTGTACTTTGCCCCCAGGGGAGGGGACGTTTATCACTAGCTTTCTTCTTTCCATAAGCTGCTGCAATATATTTGTTCACCTTGGGCTTTCCCTTCACTGTACAACCACAGATATTATTGCTACAGGAGTTGTCAGAATTTACTCTTCTCTTTCATGCATAACTCTCAATTGTGATTGGTGGAAACGCCTGGCCAGCCAGTTTACCCAGCTGTGCACTTCTgaaattggccactaggtggcaggacgagtcattattttaataggaACCGAAATGATCATGGTGAGGATGAATAataaaagaggatttatatagcgccaacatataacgcagtgctgtacacccCATCACTCTCCTTGTAATGAATATGGATGGATAAATAGAACTTTGAAGCTTTCATGGTAGAAGCGCACACAGACATTGATCTTTGGTCGGTGGTCAGGAGATCGCAGGGAATATTTTGATCTACAGTAAACCTTCAGTTTACTGATTTCCATTGCTTAATAATTGCTTgttttatataagattttatagATTGCATAAAATACTCAGGATTCTCCAATGCTCcactaacttcctcactcataacctcatcacgcgcacggctctgttggcgctatataaatcctgtttattaataataacaaaggatgactttattttcctatatgatcattgttctaattattttacatttcctaataATTGTCTAAATGATAAATTCTATTGTAACGGTTACATCTGATTATTAATGTCAGGGCTGCATAACACTGAATGATGTTTATTATCAGAATATCAGAATATCTCTAAATTACACCTTAggctatttataaatgattcccccgtCAATTCACTCATAgagcccgatttaataaagctccccgaagctggagagggtacacttttatcagtgaagctgggtgatccagcaaacctggaatggatttctaagtcatttgctatttgttagtaaatgttttgaatcctggaccagatccatgccaggtttggtggatcacccaggttcactgatgaaagtttatcctctccagcttcggggagctttattaaatcagacccataatatTTGGTTATTTCCTATTGccacagctgtgcacttttgtcGATTGGCCCCTAGGAGGAGTCATTGTTGTATTAGGAACTGACAGCAGGGGCATGCTTGGCGAGGTGACAACACCTCTCTGGTGCCTGTCTATGCAATGCATGCAGAAGCAGCATTGTGCCCCTGCTGCCAGCTCCAGGTATTGCGTGCAAATCATTGCAAAATTCTCCCTCcagagctgggtgggaagaagcggCAGGTGGGTGGTGCTCCCTATTATGtgaccaaaaacagccgggtggtgcgcccagctaaaagaatCTAGAGAGAACACTGCGTTACTAGGAGACCATTCATCTAATAGGGAGCTAAAGTATGCAGGGAGGGGCAGATTTTGGGGACAGATTTGCCTTTGACCCATCATTTGATATTTAATCTTCTTCATCCTCTCCGTGCACATTAATAAGGCTGTAACCCTTTCATATAGTTCCCGTCCTTACATCAAAAAGGAATAAAGACCAACAAGCACCCAATCACATTTGAGATAGATCTGTTATGCCAGACACTGGCGGTTGGCACTacttctggctgaacactagagggcagcagagcagctaCACTGTCAGCCCGCTGCCTataaactccatgtcccatgattccttgcattgtgtatcattgATGGGAGGCggagtctcagctctctacaggACAAAGAGGaggggctacaaatgaagacacagagcatgaattgtagccacacaCAGGAAGAATATGCAGCTCCCTGCAATGGATGGAGGGGATTTATGGGGGCTCACCGATGGACGGGGTCATTAGGACATTATTAGCCCACCCATAGATAATTAAATCACTGCACGTGGATGTGGGATGTCTTGTACGGTGACATCTCTAAAAAACGACCAATCAGTGATGAGGAATAATCCTCAGGTGTAAATCTGCCGTCCTGCAAGAAGATATAACAGATAATGGAATACACCCGATTGTGTACCGGTATTGTCTGGCCTTCACTGTGCAGCAAAGCTCAAATTAGGGAAGGAAGAACCACGGGGACAATCAGTCCAATCACAGCATGAGGGTGGGGCCATGACAGCCTGAGCTTAGAGGAAATAGGTTGAATGTAGCTGAACGAGGACACCTAGTGCTGTATATGGGAATTACACCCAATACCCCTCATCAGGGCAGTATTGTGGTGCACCGACCGGAGTTGGACCATTAAGGGATGAGAGGCAGATTAGTGTTGAAGCCGTTTTATTTGTAAACAAGAAAGACATAAAATCTGTACAGAGTTCATCACAGCCGCAGCTCATTGGTCAATCCACCCAATATTATTACTAGGGATTGGTTAGGAGGAAGACTAAAGGGCCACCCCCAGTAATACTGCAGGTTAGTTACATGGTGTCAGTCTAGTTCTAGGCAGAGCGCCCCCTGGCTGTGTCTCAGGTTATTCTAACGGAAAAGCCGATCCCCCCCACCCCACATTTGTGTTGTCACAGATCgcctgtcatgctgatcctctgaCTTAAATAGTCCAAGTCCCCCCCATGATACAAATATTGGCTCTgccttcactggctgcatgctggcTCTAACAGAAAATATGATAAATTGCTCCAGTGATCAGAAGGTGATGCACAGACGGTTTTCCTGCTGCTCTTTGCTGAAACAATAATTGTTGTGGCATAACCCGGACGACTCTCCCCCCGCTGTGTGCGACGTACACTTCCGTCTCCTTTCCATCCTTTGCAgcgcagccacttcctgtctaggtGTCCCCAGCGATGGCCGCCTTGCATTTCTCATTCTGGGTGCCCTGATGGAGACAACACCGAGCTGTGTCTGTGAGATTTGCATTGAATCAGCCCCTTGTAGTCACCATAGGAAACCCCACAAGAGAAATACAGACCACCACATGACAGGAAGTGTCTGGAGAACCTTTGTGGCAGGATCACTTTGTGAACAGACCACTCATAATGGCTTTGGTGGGAGTGCAGGGACCCCCCCGCCCAGGGTCACCAACTGGCAGAAGCTTATACAGAGAAAGGTCGTCATACTCCATGCGTCCACTGAGATCATCATTGTAAACATAACGCTCATTAACCCCACAATCTGCCCCGGGCTGGGTGACTTCCCAGACACTGCCCCCTAGAGGTGAATATAAAACGgggtaatcagaaaacaattCAAGCAGTAAAATCTCTGGAAATTTCCAGCAATTTATAAACAACGGAGGGGCCCGGATATCTCTGCCATTGGCTGCCCAGATCAAAAAAAGGCACCCCGCTCACCCCTGTGGTggaactacagaacatctcccaGCACTACAATGGCTGGTGTAAGGAATTCATCAGATCAGCCGGGGACGCTACAGCTGCTGCTGAACTACAGGTCCCAGCATGTAATCAGTGCCACAACAGAAACCTGGAACATGAAATTTCCTGATTCTGGTCCATTGTGCTTCTCCATGAGGCTGGCATGCAGAGCCCCGCCCCCAAGATATAGGAAGCCCCACCCACAAGATGTAGGAAGCTCCGCCCAGAAGAGGTAGGAAGCCCCGCCCAGAAGAGGTAGGAAGCTCTACTCAGAACACATGGAGATCTCTAGAGGGAAATCATACACAGATCCTTTCACTAGGTGAGTTGCACAGCTCTGTACAGCAGGGGGAGCTCCGCCCAGCAGATGAAGGAAGCTCTGTGCAGCACTTATAGGAAGTTCCGCCCAGAAGATGCGGGAAGCTCTGTGCAGCAGGGGAGCTCCGGCCAGCAGACGCAGGGAGCTCCGCTCAGCAGACTCAGGGGTCCCGGCATACACATTATACAGTCCCTCAGTAGGTTAGTCTCGGTAATGGCGACACACCGGGCACTCTCAGTAGGTGAGTTGTGAGGCCTTCTTATTGAAGCACGGTCGCTCAGTCAGCGCGGTGGCGTTCCTGAAGGGACTGTGGTCATATTGCAGCACCAATTCCAGCTCCTGGAAGTCCTGCAGCCTCGCAACATCTTTATCCTGAAACAGAAGAATGCAAGGATTCACTATATTGTGTAATGACACTGTACAGCCATAAGGGGGCGACAACCTTTCTATGGGATCCCCTCACTGCCCCCCCCATGTCAAGGGTCTTTGGATTTGTGAGGCCCCATGAAACTCCCCAATACAGATGTGGCCCCAGTGTACCCTGTGTGCAGGAGAATGGGGCACAATTTTCCTGACATCCTATTGGTTTATCCCAATGAGTGGAGTGCTGTCTGGGTGAACTCGTCTGCCCCCCCCTTCCCTATGGTTGGGGTATTTGGGCCGGGGTGGTTCTTTACCTTGCGCAGCATTGTGTTGGGCAGTTTGCGGATCCTCTCCACGTTGTCCGGGCTCACTCCCAGCTCATAGCAGCAGACCCGGAGGAGCTCTCTATAGGTCAGGGCCTCCCGCTCCATCTCCACCTCGATGAAATCGTTATCCCCGGGGGCGTTACTCTGAATTCTCACCTTCAGGACTAATTCTGGGTAAAGAAGAAGAGAACCAATCAGAAACACCGAATGAGATCTGCAGATCATCGCTCTGTTCTGACCCCggaaatgaatggggagactctGAATGTCCCCCTTGCCGTGGCACAGCAGAAAGTTACCATATGAAGGGGCGGAGTCACTTTAGGTCAGGTGATGGGGAAGGGGCGGGGTATATTAGCAGGGGCGTTACCTTTCATGTTAGAGGGGAAGGCTCCGGTGAAGAAGAACGGCTGGAAGACTTGCATGGGGCCGCCAGGAGCAGCGGCGTGGGGAAGATTAGATGGAAGCGGTGAGAACATCCCGCGGTTCTGGGGGCCCGGCGTCTGGCACATGGGGCCGCTCTGTACGGGGGAAGGGGCACATTCTGGCGGGATCGGCACCTCGCCGTTATAAAACAAAGCTGGGAATTTGTCCTCCTTCTTCACAGACGGCGCCAGGTGAATGTTTTCCACTCCGTTACTCAGTAAAGGGAAAGTTGTGGGGGGCGGCGGGGGAGCAGAGTTCCCATTCTCAGCGAGCGCGGCGGCGGTGGTCTCCTGCTTATCCCGGCTGTAACCGTACGGGAAAGGTGGATTGGTGAGGTAATTCGGGACAAAAGATAAATCGGGTTCAGGTTTGGGTTCCGGATCCAAATCCTCCactggaagaaaaagaaacaatcagAGAACTGCGGGAGAGACCACAACATATCATTATCATGGGTGAATCCAGGGAAATGTGTGAATAGTGTGTGAACAGGTGACGACTCACCTCCCAGAACTCTCTTGATCTCCCGCTTGGAGGTGAGCTGAGCGGCTTTCTCTCCTTTGTTGGTGAAGATTTCTTTATCGGCCCCGGCTTCTAGCAGGTGGGTCACCACGTGGAGGTGATTGCGTTTACAAGCCCAGTGCAGGCAGGTCCTgtgaatgggggaggggggccgAAATATTAATACACCAGAGGGCACCAATCATTTTCATCCAACTCTTTGGAACCAGCCGCCTCTCTACAGAGATTCAAcaacagagagaccactgctaaCACATAGGCACCAGAAacctctctgcagaggtccaacacaccTACCTGCCTGCAAGTTACCTCCCCAATCTATCAGACTCTAATGCTATAGGCTGCTGTTATGAACAATAGTAAGGAGTGGGCGGGATCAGTTCCAATCTCCAGGTAAAACTGAGATCTGCATGTAAATGGCCTCATTGCAGCTTTATGCTGAACCCCAACTCCTTTCTTTATGCTGCCCCCCCCTCCCATATATCCGTCCCCCCTGTGCAGGGCCCTCGTCATTCTCCCAGGCTGGGGGTCCCCACTGATGTAGTGAGCCAATCAGAGGTCAGGACCACATTATGAGGGCGGAGCCATTACACCCCAGTCCAGGACTTAGGGTCAGGTGACACTGGGCCTCATAcaacccagaagactgaggacatcatgTGGCCGAAAAGGGTACTGCAGGGGACAGCTGCGTATTAAAGGGGAGGATTGCTgacagacaataaaaataaaatgaggacATAAAGCTATATGACAACCATGAAACCCAccggtgatcctgccaataacacacttcctgtgaCAACGCACACTGCTGTGTATCTAGGGAGGAActcatggttgtcacccaggctggatGTTATCCCTTCCCCAATGCTGGAATTTGTAGTTCACACACTAAGGATTCTTTCTGGTAACATGACAGGAAGTGGGAAGGATGctgcatttctggcaggatcaggaTCTGTCGGGGGACTCACCAGCCGTTGATCTCATTCTGGGAATTCACTTCCACCCCGGAGCTCAGCAGCTTCTGCACTTCTTCCAGGTCCCCCAATGCAGCTGCTTCCCTCAGTCTTTCTTCCATGGGGGGGATGGGTCATACACAGCCCCTGCAGATTGTACCAGGGGACCCCAATATTAAGATCAGGTCTGCATGGAGGATGTCACACACAGGTCAGATAGGAGGAGGGGAATACAAAGGGCAGATCTAGATTGGGGGTGGGGCACAGAGATCGGATATAGATTGGATCGGGCGGGGCACAGATCAGATGAACTGAACCGATAAAATTCAATGTCTGCATAAAGGACACACAGATCTCATCTATAGGAGGGGTTGACAGATATCGGTCAGGCTCAGCCCCGGAAGGGCTCCAGCGACACTGAGAGAATGATGGGCCCAATGTCCGGCCTCCCCCGGGGTGCAGAGCGGGGACTGAAATCTCAGTGCACAGTGCTGGGGGGCGGGATTAAAAGTGACACACAAAGCTTGGCATATTGGTTCCGGGGGAAAGTAAGGACAGCGAGCAAAGcagatgggagaggaggggaaaagGGCGGTGCTACAAGGAAAGGGGGCGTATCTACATAAATTACCTGACGGGGCGGAGCTATAAATGGATTAGGGAGAACATAACTGGGTCACGTGTCAGATGGGGCAAATACTGTGTAAGAAGAGGATATTAAATAAGGGCGGGGGGGTATTATACAAGGTAATATTCTACAGAGGGGCAAATTATATGGGGACAGAAGGGgaatatacagagtgcaggggacagaGGGGGcattatacagagtgcaggggggCGAAGGGGGATTAAACAAAGTGCAGGGGGCAGAGAGGGGATTATACAGAGTGCACGGGGCAGAAGAGGtttatacagagtgcagggggcaGAGGGGGgattatacagagtgcagggggcaGAGGGGGgaatatacagagtgcagggggcaGAGGGGATTATACACAGTGCAGGGGGCAGAGGGGGaattatacagagtgcagggggcaGAGGGGattatacatagtgcaggggGCAGAGGGGGaattatacagagtgcagggggcaGCACAAATCTTCTAATGACAAAATCAgtgactttttatttctttatttttacatttttgtaaacctTTTACCCTGCCCCCTTCTTATTACCCTGCACCCCCACTATTTTAATAATTGCCCCCACCTGGCCAGGATTGAGTAATTACTCGCAGACTTGTAAAGTGGGAGGAGAATAAAGAGAGGGGAGGTCCGTGGGCGGAGCCGGCGTCTCCCGGCCGTTGTGGGCGGGGCTGAGCAGAGGGAGGCCGTGTGGGAGGAAAGCCGCGGCCGCCATTTTGTTGGTTGTGAGGTGAGCGGG is part of the Pyxicephalus adspersus chromosome 3, UCB_Pads_2.0, whole genome shotgun sequence genome and encodes:
- the LOC140325438 gene encoding LOW QUALITY PROTEIN: UDP-glucuronosyltransferase 2A2-like (The sequence of the model RefSeq protein was modified relative to this genomic sequence to represent the inferred CDS: substituted 1 base at 1 genomic stop codon), translating into MAAAALALCICDLVFSASQAGKILVVPVEGSHWINIKILMMELVQKGHKLTVIRPSSSLYIDGTSEDFQVENFSMSESLKLTRKEFEEYALNWIFQQAFTKHSSSFTVAWEFIQALQTGTQMSVAFIQAIFENKEVLGRLAGADFEVVLADPYNVAGVMLAHHLKLPIVFFGRWMPTEDIHFAIAPSPLSYVPVINSRITDRMGFSDRVKNVALYCLYMAASHLLIYPTYDQLAQRYLHADIGIFEMYKRADIYLMKVDFVFEFPRPTMPNAVYIGGFQCRPPKPLPQHIQEFMDSXGQGVVVFSLGTMVNKLPLPIAREIAAGLAQLKERVIWRYSGEALDTLGNNTLIVDWLPQNDLLSHPNTKVFLAHGGENGVYEALYHGVPIVGFPLFGDQYENLLRLKMRGAAIIVENTSDITARDIFSAVRSVIDDPSYSQAMKHLSALHRDTPLPPRDLAVYWTEYVMRHKGAPHLQPAANHLAWFQYYLLDVTGFLLLAVFVSSYLTIRILRAGLRICSCRGQNKHKKKRS
- the ANKRD40 gene encoding ankyrin repeat domain-containing protein 40, with translation MEERLREAAALGDLEEVQKLLSSGVEVNSQNEINGWTCLHWACKRNHLHVVTHLLEAGADKEIFTNKGEKAAQLTSKREIKRVLGVEDLDPEPKPEPDLSFVPNYLTNPPFPYGYSRDKQETTAAALAENGNSAPPPPPTTFPLLSNGVENIHLAPSVKKEDKFPALFYNGEVPIPPECAPSPVQSGPMCQTPGPQNRGMFSPLPSNLPHAAAPGGPMQVFQPFFFTGAFPSNMKELVLKVRIQSNAPGDNDFIEVEMEREALTYRELLRVCCYELGVSPDNVERIRKLPNTMLRKDKDVARLQDFQELELVLQYDHSPFRNATALTERPCFNKKASQLTY